One window from the genome of Gemmatimonadaceae bacterium encodes:
- a CDS encoding ATP-binding protein, with protein MHADRESATLRRAGWIGVTLVATAAATVVMLIATTTGNDLALTLVLVELLALAGLVIWVRRRFYGHATHVARHRDVLVRQTDRLEQHSLELTDRAAEIHSQAMTLEQETAEAQAISDELEIANQSLGTALADAEDARRAAEHSARERQETLRLFELVLSRASIGFALLDEQLRFVSINETLAAMNGFPVSEHIGRQVFERIPSELAPRLKDVLEHVLRTGRPVLGLEMTAAAADDAARIRHGIASYYPVPGDGTLPTVIGVLVEDTTERKELELQLAQSQRMEAVGRLAGGVAHDFNNLLTVIKSYSTILLSALEGDARREDVEEIAAAADRAAALTRQLLAFSRRQMMQPRALHLNAVVTDVEKMLRRLIGEDIALLTRLDPELWLVHADPGQIEQVIVNLVVNSRDAMPNGGHLTIETENVPRDAGSYVMLAISDTGVGMTPEIRAHLFEPFFTTKERGKGTGLGLSTVYGIVKQSGGDIAVQAESGKGATFKIFLPRHVVDHDPRSEIERTAPLPPRGTETILLVEDDPSLRTLAERILRSFGYTVLVASTGQRALTLVDAFTGRIDLVTTDVVMPEMSGTVLVERLLSVVPDIHVLFMSGYTDDEVVRRGILDRRAAFLQKPFTPDQLAFKVREVLDRNRSAQLTKAT; from the coding sequence TTGCACGCCGATCGGGAGTCGGCCACGCTTCGCCGCGCCGGATGGATCGGAGTAACCCTGGTCGCGACTGCCGCGGCGACGGTCGTTATGCTGATCGCAACCACAACGGGCAACGACCTGGCGCTCACGCTCGTTCTCGTCGAGCTCCTCGCGCTCGCCGGCCTCGTCATATGGGTGCGCCGTCGGTTTTACGGACACGCTACTCACGTCGCTCGGCATCGCGACGTGCTCGTGAGGCAGACGGATCGCCTGGAGCAACACTCGCTGGAATTGACGGATCGAGCCGCGGAAATACATAGCCAGGCCATGACACTCGAACAGGAGACAGCCGAGGCCCAGGCTATCTCCGACGAGCTCGAGATCGCCAATCAGTCTCTCGGCACTGCGCTCGCAGATGCCGAAGACGCGCGCCGCGCTGCGGAGCATTCGGCGCGAGAACGACAGGAGACTCTCCGGCTATTCGAGCTCGTCCTGTCGCGGGCGTCCATCGGCTTCGCGTTGCTCGACGAGCAGCTTCGGTTCGTGAGCATCAACGAAACCCTTGCGGCGATGAACGGATTCCCGGTATCCGAGCACATTGGCCGTCAGGTGTTCGAGCGCATTCCGAGCGAGCTGGCGCCCAGATTGAAGGACGTGCTCGAGCACGTTCTGAGAACCGGGCGCCCCGTGCTGGGCCTCGAGATGACGGCGGCTGCCGCGGACGACGCGGCGCGGATACGCCACGGCATCGCGAGCTACTACCCCGTTCCGGGGGATGGGACACTCCCGACGGTCATCGGCGTGCTCGTCGAAGACACGACGGAACGCAAGGAGCTCGAGCTGCAGCTCGCGCAATCCCAGCGAATGGAGGCCGTGGGCAGGCTCGCTGGTGGCGTCGCGCACGATTTTAACAATCTCTTAACCGTCATCAAGAGCTACAGCACGATCCTGCTCTCGGCGCTCGAGGGCGACGCACGGCGCGAAGACGTCGAGGAGATCGCCGCCGCCGCCGATCGCGCCGCCGCCCTCACGCGGCAGTTACTCGCGTTCAGTCGCCGCCAGATGATGCAGCCCCGAGCCCTGCATCTGAATGCAGTCGTGACCGACGTCGAGAAGATGCTGCGCCGCCTCATTGGCGAAGACATCGCGCTCCTCACGCGCCTCGATCCAGAACTATGGCTCGTCCATGCCGATCCTGGTCAGATCGAGCAAGTGATCGTGAACCTCGTCGTGAACTCGCGAGACGCGATGCCGAACGGCGGTCACCTAACGATCGAGACCGAGAACGTGCCGCGTGACGCAGGATCCTACGTTATGCTGGCGATCAGCGACACCGGCGTGGGGATGACGCCGGAAATCCGCGCCCACCTCTTCGAGCCCTTCTTCACGACGAAGGAGCGTGGCAAAGGAACGGGACTCGGACTGTCGACCGTCTATGGCATCGTCAAGCAATCGGGCGGCGACATCGCCGTGCAGGCGGAATCAGGAAAAGGCGCGACCTTCAAGATCTTCCTGCCCCGGCACGTCGTGGATCACGACCCTCGGTCCGAGATCGAGCGGACCGCACCGCTGCCGCCGCGGGGCACGGAGACGATTCTCCTCGTCGAAGACGATCCGTCCCTGCGGACGCTTGCTGAACGGATCCTCCGCAGTTTCGGGTACACGGTGCTCGTGGCGAGCACGGGGCAACGCGCTCTCACTCTGGTCGATGCATTCACTGGCAGGATCGACCTCGTCACAACCGACGTCGTGATGCCGGAAATGAGCGGTACCGTGCTCGTCGAACGGCTCCTATCGGTTGTTCCCGACATTCATGTGCTCTTCATGTCGGGCTACACCGATGACGAGGTCGTTCGCCGTGGTATACTCGATCGTCGTGCCGCCTTTCTGCAGAAGCCGTTCACGCCGGATCAACTCGCTTTCAAGGTGCGCGAGGTTCTCGATCGAAATCGTTCGGCTCAGTTGACTAAAGCCACATAG
- the trxA gene encoding thioredoxin has product MNEVRSEAPVVEVTDENFSAEIESHRGAAIVDLWAEWCGPCRALGPIVEDLARDFDGRVKVAKLDIDNNPVTTARYNVRSIPTLLFFRDGRLVESVVGLRSKNELAARIAKLAA; this is encoded by the coding sequence ATGAACGAAGTCAGGAGCGAAGCTCCAGTGGTCGAGGTAACGGACGAGAATTTCTCTGCCGAGATCGAGTCGCATCGCGGTGCAGCGATCGTCGATCTTTGGGCAGAGTGGTGTGGCCCGTGCCGAGCACTGGGTCCGATAGTGGAAGATCTCGCGCGCGATTTTGACGGGCGAGTGAAAGTCGCCAAGCTGGACATCGACAACAATCCGGTGACCACCGCGCGCTACAACGTGCGGTCGATCCCGACGCTTCTCTTCTTCCGTGACGGAAGGCTCGTTGAATCCGTTGTCGGACTACGTTCGAAGAACGAGCTCGCCGCGCGCATCGCCAAGCTCGCGGCCTGA
- a CDS encoding metalloregulator ArsR/SmtB family transcription factor — protein MPIDPERFARIAKALADPRRFQILEEIANCREVGCQRLCEQFPVAQPTMSHHLKELARAGLIEPWREGQFAFYRFRADVLHDYVTALEARLGMGTPGNARRVAENSSREAEARLRRETRS, from the coding sequence ATGCCGATCGATCCCGAACGCTTCGCCCGCATTGCCAAGGCGCTCGCCGATCCAAGGCGATTTCAGATCCTCGAAGAGATCGCCAATTGTCGTGAAGTCGGCTGCCAGCGGTTGTGCGAACAGTTTCCGGTGGCGCAACCGACGATGTCGCACCATCTGAAGGAGTTAGCGAGGGCCGGCCTGATCGAGCCCTGGCGAGAAGGACAGTTCGCGTTCTATCGCTTCCGCGCTGATGTGCTGCACGACTATGTCACGGCGCTCGAGGCTCGGCTTGGTATGGGCACTCCAGGGAACGCGCGACGCGTCGCGGAGAACAGCTCCCGTGAGGCAGAGGCACGTCTTCGTCGAGAGACGAGAAGCTGA
- a CDS encoding histidine kinase: protein MAHRALASVAYVALWSAVGALFAAQSYITYSYSGTRAVSGLRLLGFALADWYVWALLAPAIFWLTRRFSFIRHPWRSAAIHLPATFAFLFARMELRVLVGQLIPAVRMGPAGIMTSMALQVFVYWSIVAVALALQYQRMYREEQFAAVGLKTQLARAELGLLKMQLQPHFLFNTLNAISEQVHADPEGAERMITHLSELLRHTIHSGEAQEISLGEELALLERYLVIQRARFAGRLEVTLDVDAGAMGALVPNLVLQPLVENAIRHGIAPRASGGHVEVVARRDLKKRQLLLEVRDDGIGLEAARARRRSASNTGEGVGIPNTASRLRQLYGAEYTFTLGGRPAGGVVASLALPLHDTLMVHHASGMHRPSPYGGVVHGA, encoded by the coding sequence TTGGCGCATCGTGCGCTGGCGTCCGTTGCCTACGTTGCTCTGTGGTCCGCCGTCGGCGCGTTATTCGCCGCGCAGTCGTACATCACGTACTCCTACAGCGGCACTCGAGCGGTCTCCGGTCTTCGGTTGCTTGGCTTCGCGCTGGCTGATTGGTACGTGTGGGCGCTGCTGGCGCCCGCGATTTTCTGGCTCACGCGACGATTCAGCTTCATTCGACATCCCTGGCGCTCCGCGGCGATACATCTGCCGGCGACGTTCGCCTTCCTGTTCGCGCGGATGGAGTTGCGCGTGCTCGTCGGACAATTGATTCCCGCGGTGCGAATGGGGCCAGCGGGAATCATGACGTCGATGGCGCTACAGGTCTTCGTGTACTGGTCAATCGTCGCGGTCGCGCTGGCTCTCCAGTATCAGCGGATGTATCGCGAAGAACAGTTCGCAGCCGTGGGCCTCAAGACGCAACTCGCGCGCGCCGAGCTCGGCCTGCTCAAGATGCAATTACAACCGCACTTTCTTTTCAATACGCTCAACGCGATCTCGGAACAGGTTCACGCCGATCCTGAAGGAGCCGAGCGCATGATCACGCATCTGAGCGAGCTGCTGCGTCACACGATTCACTCCGGAGAGGCGCAGGAGATCTCACTCGGCGAGGAGCTGGCGCTGCTCGAGCGCTATCTCGTGATCCAGCGCGCGCGATTCGCCGGACGACTCGAGGTGACACTCGACGTCGACGCGGGCGCCATGGGAGCGCTCGTTCCCAATCTCGTGCTACAGCCGCTGGTCGAGAACGCGATTCGGCATGGCATCGCGCCGCGAGCGAGCGGCGGCCATGTCGAGGTAGTCGCGCGGCGCGACTTGAAGAAGCGCCAGTTGCTGCTCGAGGTGCGGGACGACGGCATCGGTCTCGAAGCAGCGCGGGCGCGCCGCCGCTCGGCGTCCAACACCGGTGAAGGGGTCGGCATTCCGAATACCGCCTCGCGGCTCCGGCAACTCTACGGGGCGGAGTACACGTTCACGTTAGGCGGCCGGCCGGCGGGCGGAGTCGTCGCGTCGCTCGCGTTACCGCTGCACGATACCCTCATGGTTCATCACGCGTCCGGTATGCATCGACCGTCGCCCTACGGCGGAGTGGTACATGGAGCGTAG
- the solA gene encoding N-methyl-L-tryptophan oxidase yields MAHTIDAIIVGLGAMGSAALYHLARRGVRVAGFDRFTPPHTLGSTHGLSRIIRESYYEHPRYVPLVQRAYELWADLERRSAHRLFHQTGGMMIGQRRGVLVSGAFLSAREHALEHEELSAAEVRARFPAFALPNEMTAFYEPRAGILDPEACVDAHLRLGVASGAEVFFDEPVQEWSCSGGRVRVVTSNGEYDSGKLALCAGAWTPALLDDDSISLGVERQVMHWFTPARHQENFTPARCPIAMIEYAADRIFYFVPDGGDGVKAAIHHEGEPTDPDTVRRDVDKEEVDRVTALLRTYLPDAAGERRRSATCLYTNTADGHFLITPHARHEDVLIVSACSGHGFKFASAIGEAVADVLMGTARPDLIPFGRERPSAVS; encoded by the coding sequence ATGGCTCACACCATCGACGCCATCATCGTGGGGCTCGGAGCGATGGGGAGCGCCGCTTTGTACCATCTGGCGCGGCGTGGCGTTCGCGTCGCCGGCTTCGATCGGTTCACACCGCCGCACACCCTGGGATCCACACACGGGCTGTCGCGAATCATCCGCGAGTCGTACTACGAGCACCCGCGCTACGTTCCGCTCGTTCAGCGCGCGTACGAGCTCTGGGCCGATCTGGAACGCCGCTCCGCTCACCGATTATTTCACCAGACCGGCGGGATGATGATTGGCCAGCGCCGCGGCGTCCTAGTGAGCGGTGCCTTCCTCAGTGCGCGAGAACATGCACTCGAGCATGAGGAGCTGAGCGCCGCCGAGGTCCGAGCGCGGTTTCCTGCATTCGCGCTACCTAACGAGATGACGGCGTTTTACGAGCCCCGAGCGGGAATTCTTGACCCCGAGGCCTGCGTCGACGCGCACCTTCGACTCGGCGTTGCGTCGGGCGCTGAGGTGTTCTTCGACGAGCCGGTGCAGGAGTGGAGCTGCTCCGGCGGTCGCGTTCGCGTGGTCACGTCGAACGGTGAATACGACTCGGGCAAACTCGCGTTGTGCGCCGGCGCCTGGACGCCAGCCTTGCTCGATGATGATTCCATTTCGCTCGGTGTCGAGCGACAGGTGATGCACTGGTTCACGCCAGCACGCCATCAGGAGAATTTCACGCCGGCTCGCTGTCCGATCGCGATGATCGAGTACGCGGCCGATCGAATTTTCTATTTCGTGCCTGACGGCGGCGACGGTGTCAAAGCGGCGATCCATCACGAGGGAGAGCCAACCGATCCCGATACTGTTCGCCGTGACGTCGACAAGGAGGAAGTCGATCGGGTGACGGCCTTGCTCAGGACCTATCTTCCCGATGCCGCTGGCGAGCGACGTCGCTCGGCGACGTGTCTTTATACGAACACGGCCGATGGCCATTTTCTCATTACGCCACACGCACGGCACGAAGACGTCCTGATCGTCAGCGCTTGCTCTGGCCACGGCTTCAAGTTCGCGAGCGCGATCGGCGAAGCGGTTGCCGACGTATTGATGGGCACGGCCCGTCCTGATCTGATTCCATTTGGTCGTGAGCGGCCCAGCGCCGTGAGTTGA